Genomic segment of Pseudorca crassidens isolate mPseCra1 chromosome 10, mPseCra1.hap1, whole genome shotgun sequence:
GAGCCTTTCACCCTCGGGGCCCTCATTCACTTGTGACAGTGCGAGAAACACATGCCCCTCCCGGGGACATGGAGCAAACCCTCAACCCAGACACTCAGTTCAGAGCCGAGTCCAGCACCTCACACTGGGAGCAGCGCAGGGTGGCGCCTGGGCCAATGAGACATGGTAAGATAAGGGGTGGCCCAGCCCGGGGCCCACTTCTTCCCAGGTTTCCTGTCCAGTTGCTAGCTCTCCTTTTCCCCAGCCTCCATCCCCTCTCCCAGTTTGCCTAGCAACTCTGGGATGCCTGGGTGTCCAGGCCTCACCTGGTGCCCACTACAGCAAGAGTCAGAGCCTCAGCAGATGTGGTGTCTGCATCTCAGCTGGTCTTCTCCCGAGGCTGCTAGAACCCTGATAAATAGAGTGAGGAGTGGATATGGGGGAGCTGGTCCCACCCCGGGGGCGGGGGTGTGAGCCTTATCAGATAGGGAGTAATCTGAGGGGGTAGACTGAGACTCCTTGGTGGCGCGGTGCAGAATTCAAATTTTGAGCCTCACTTCTCCCCACCCACTTCAGGTATCCATGCGCCCCTCACGGCATCCACTGTTCTCTATAGTATGTGcaggaagaagggggagggagacgTGGTTGTAGAGGCAGGTCAACAGAGTCCCTGATGGCCATGGCCAGGAAGAGGGAGTCCTTTGTGTCTAGGGTGTGAGATGTGGGGCACCCCGTGTTTGCATTTAAGGAGGTTCCCTTAGCTGAACAAAGACTTGGGTTTCCAGGGGGCTAACTGTCCTGATGGCTCTGGAAGGCAAGGTTCAGAATCATGCAGCTGGTTCCCACAGCTTCACGCTCCATACTTCCCACCCTGTTTGCTCCCTAGGGCAGAACAGAGGAGAGGGGTGCCAGTATCAGCTCTCCGGTATTTGCTAAAGGTGGAACACTCTGGAGCTGTGGCCACCTCTTCTCTTCTAACCCCAAATAGGAAGCATCATGTCAACTGACAAGTCTCAGATCACTCCTTTCAGCGGAGACTCAGTGTATCTCCCTTTAAGGAGCTGCTGAGCTGGTTAGGGCAGACAGCCTCTGCCCCAGGCATTGCAGGGGAGCTCTGTGCTTTGAGGTTGGAGAAGACACTGAAATTAACCAGAGGCTgtatccaggacctcagaatatgGTCCACCTTAAGTATCTTTTTCAAAATGGTGGACCCAGGGTGGTAAACCTAGGGGTATTTCATCTGGAAAAGAGGTTTCCAAGGGAAGAAGGTGGCCAGGGTACAAACTGATGGGTGGGAAAGGGACTCATTCTGTTCTGTGAGGTCCAAggattggaaatagaatggaagttATAGGGAACCAATTTCCTCAAGTTCAAACTAAGAATATTCTAACAGCTGTCCAGAAAGGCAAAGTATGGCTCTGGGAAGACCCGAGTCCTTGGCACCTGCTCCTTGGTCCCCGGCAGGCCCTGTGTTTGTTGAATTGCAAAGAGGGTGTGAAGAGAGAGACTTGACATGGTGAGGAGGGTGTGCAGGGTTTGCTGCATAAGACATGGGGAGCAGGCCGTTTGCCTCACTCCCCACGGAAAGAGCAAGAGCTAAGCAAGGAAAACTGGAAGGACTGATGGTGAGACCATGCAGGCTGGACCTGGAAATCTGTAGAATCGCTGAGTAGGTGAAAATCAGGAGCTAGAAAGTATTTTGTAAACAACAAAGCCATGAGTTGTGAGCGACAGGAGGCAACCTTGGTCTGCTGGGCTGGTCGTATGCAGGAAGGCCTAGGCAGGCTGCACAGTGGTGATAGTACTAGGCATGCCAGGGAAGGGTGAGGACTGGGGACCCACTGCACAAGGATAGCTCGTGCTATTGCCTGAGGCGACAGCAGAGATGGGGAGGGTTAAACTGGCTGTCCGGAGTTGGGGTTTCTCAAAGCCCAGCCCTTTGGAGCTTCGActctccccactcccaaccctggcttcctggacacctgggaagTCACAAAATTAGCCAGccagtagaaaaaatatttttattaattattaggAATAATCCATTCATTTAATGCAGGGAGTGTGTTGGGGAAGGTTAGGTACTGCCGGATGGATGAGGGGAAACGTGCAAGAGGAACAGTGAGAAGGGGGATGGTCTCACCGCTTGCCACAAACTataaacagcaaaataaacacaGAGGATAACAAGTAATAGGGTCCTTCCTCGTGTCTCCTCCCATCCGTTCTTCCAGAATGAGTCCCAGTGTGGTCCCTAGAGGTGCCAGGGCATCTGGAAGTTCTGGGCCGGGAGTGGGGTACAGTGTGTGGCTTCGAAGTTGTGCAGATGCTTCTGAGCCTGAGGGGAGAGGGCGGGACAGGTGGGGTACAGAACACAGACACCCTCCGAACCCACTACCCACTCTACAAAAGCTGCTACTTCCAATGCTTACAGGGTACCCCTGTCCCCAAGCCCCACACGTGCCCCCTGGCCATTCAGGCACCCTCTTCCTGCTTCCCACCCCTTAGCTCACCAGAAACAAAGCCAGCTGCCGCCTTCCTTCTGGACTCATGTCCTCCCCTGCAGAGAGGAGGTGCTCAAACACGGGCCACGCATCTGGATATTCACCCCCTTCCTGGGCTCTTCCcaacccctcctcctgccccaggacTCCTTACCCACGCTCCAGGGGAATTCAGGCCCGTGTTCTGCTTGGTAGGACTGGAGGACGGACAGGCACcagtcctcctccacctcccatcGGCTGTAAATCGAGGCTGGTCATGGAGAGAGAGGAGTGCCCATCAGCAACCTGGTTTTGCCAGGCCCCCAACCAAAGCCCTCACCAGATCCCCTTTCACCTTCCTCCAGCTGTGAGGAGGCCTCCAGCCACTGCCTCACCGCTTGAAGACCCTCCTCCGCCATCACACGGGGATACCTATGGAGGCAGTGCCGGGACAAGAGGTCAAGACCCAGTTCTCTTCACTCGTCATCCCCAAACCTTCTCCCCTGTCTCCCCGCGCTGGTGTcagtacacacacatatgtgcgtATGTGCGTACACACACCCTGGCTCTCACCGATGCTGCAGGAGCTTCAGCAGGAGGTCATTGCCTCGGTTAGACATGATGTCCTCAGGAACCCTGGGGGTGAGAAGAATGTACactggaggggctggaggttggggAGGAAGGTTCTGGATACCTggttttctggtgggcagagggaggaggggcaactCCCTGGCTGTCTCTGGGATCCAGGAGGGCAGAAGTTCCCAGGCACTCACGTGGTAGTGATGATCTCATCCTTGGTTCTGCGGATCAGCAGCACAGGGCCCTGGTACCTTCAGAGGACAGCATAGTGGAGAGGGAGAGCTCAGAGGGGGAGACAGGTGACAACTGGCCACCCCACCCCTGCACTGGCTGCATTCTTACCCCTGCTACAGCAGGGCCCCCTGGGCTAGCCCTTCACCCAGGGGTGAGAGTCAGAATACTTAAGAATGGGCATGGCTCAAAGTCAGGCCTTGCTGGGAGGTCCCTGCTGGGCCAGGCATGAACCGACTGGTTGCCAGATCGTGAGAAGGTCCAGGGTCCCAGGGAAGCTGGGAGGGGTCGGGCCTGCCGTGGTGGTGGCGAGGCCACTAGGAAATGTGGGGCAGTGGCTTGTACTTGTACTTTGGTACTAATTTCAGCATTTGAACACCCAGTAGCATCTCTacagggggtgaggtgggggaagggCGTTATACGCTGGACACTGGCCCGCCCTCACCTGCACAGCTGCTCTGCGTTGTTTAGATTGAGATGCTGCCTCACAGTCCTGGTCACCAGGCCCCCTAAAGTGAGAGCAATGTGAAAGGACAGCAGAGACAAAGCCCCTGCTCAACACCGAGGTCCCACTGTTCATGGAGATAGAAAACTGAGGTCCCCAGACAGGGGAGTCCTCCTGCTTCTCAACAATGGGGTGACCTACTCCCCACCCACAGAAAGGGGAACCATCTCCAGTTAGAACATCTCCCAGTTCCAGCCCACCTCTTTCCTGAAGGGCAAGCCTGGGAGCTGCACTCACTCCAGCTGTCTGGCATGACCTTCAAGGCCAAGGGCACCAGGTCATCAAAGGAGGCATCGAGGATCACGGCACTAATGTCTGGGTAGGACATGGCTGCCCACGTAGCTGGTACCAGGACAGGGAAGAAGGGTGAGGACCAAGGGCAGGCCCACCACCCCTACCCTTGTCGCACGGATCCTATAGGCTGACCCCATCCTGCCTACTAAGTGAGCCCCAGGTCTCTCCTTAACCCCTCACTTCACTCAGCCAGGGCTCTGCCGGAGACGACGGAGAGAGAACAATGAAATGCACTGAAGACAATACCAGAGGAGACATTTACTCCCTGATGTCACCACCCCAGGACCCCAGTCCACTTCTTTTAATAATCGGGCACAAGGGTGGAAGGAAATGTGAAGTGTACGCGAAAAAGGAGAGCTTCTTCCAGACGCACTCAGAGATCCCACCCCCGTCCCACCTCTCCTCCTTGAAGCCTCCACCCCGCTCCTGGGCCACCAGTGCATTTCCCCACCTCTCCTGGGGGGACACAGAGATGGTTTGAATGTGCCTACAGTAgcgggggggaggagggaggctggtaCCAGTGAAACCGCCGATGGACCAGGCATAGATGATGATGTCCTGGGGCTGGAAGCCCAGGCGGTGGATGGCAAACTGGACCACCACATCCATGGCGTTGGCCTCGTTCTGTGGGAACGGCACCCCCTGCAGGAAGAAGGGGAAAGGCAGGAATGGGTCAGCACAAAAGGCCGCTTGCCCATCGCCCCCCAACCTCCCAGCAGGGACCCTTCCTGCAGCTATGCTGCAACAGACAGCGAAGATGGAGCTGCAGCTCTGAACAGACAATTCAGAGCGCTTCTCTAATGGAAGAATAAACGCCTGTcagtggcattaaaaaaaaagaaaaagaatagggcAGTGGGAGGGGCTGTTCTCTCTAGAAACCAGTCGTTTACAGCAAGATCCACCGCCTCCCCTCCTGCCAAGCCCCCAGGGTGAGAGGAGGAGGCTTGCAGCTCCCTGCCCTTGGCGCCCAGGTCACAGCTGAGTGGGAGGCCCTACAGAAACATATAACCCCTTTCCCTAACGCCAGTGGCTGACCAGAGGGAGACAGACcataactcagaaaaaaaagggaTTTCAGAGAAGGTCTCACCGTGCTTCCAGCAAAGCCGGGATGATTCCAGCCCAGGACTGAATATCCAGCTGTAACACAGGGGGAAGAAGGGCTGGGACCTCATGGTCCACGCCCCCCACCACTCTCTGCCCCcagcagagagggaaggagcagaAGGACACTGGAGTTCTAAACACCGAACTCAGAGGCAAAGAACTCCAAGCCTTTCCAGAATGGGAAGATGACAAAAAGGTTCTGAGGCAGCAGAAGGGAGAGAGATGTGATTGTTGGGTCCGGGGAACAGAACAAAGAGCATAATAAGGTTAGGGACACAGCCCTAGGGGAAGGATGCAAGGTTAGCAAAGCAAGTGGGGAGCAGACTTTTCCCCAAAGGCAGGGGTCTCAAACCTCACCCAGAGAAAGTGGTTAGGCCCTGGGAGGTCATATCCATGTGGGAAGGTGGGGACATTCCATTCCAAGGGGCAGAGATAAGAGGGCTGAGCCATGGGCCTACCTTCCAGAGGTGTGGAGACGCAGCCCACTTCATAGAAGCCCGCGTTCCCCTCACAGCAGATCACCTATAGGGGAAGCAGGAAGGAGCCAAGTTGGGACCAAGAATCCCACTAGCGGCAGGGAGGGCAGCCTGTGGGAGCTTTGTAGGAAAGAGGAAAGGGCACGTTTCCTGTTCTCTCCAAGGAGAACAGAAACTTCTCATTTCACAAGTCCGTAAAGTGAGAGGCAAAGTGGATGCAAATGCTTAGCAAACTGGGCCCTCAGAGGAAGAGGAATGATCCAACTTGAAATGCTCAACCCCCCAGCACAGTGTCCACTCTTCCTTGGAAGACTGCCAGGTGGCCATCTCTCAGGAATGggattatggatttttttttcctttctagtttTGGGGTCCTTTTTTTCTGTGACTGTTTCTTTCGTGTGGTATGCCAATcgctttccctctccctctcgggCTGCAGAATTATGGTCAGATAAACTCTACTGGTGCCCCAAGCCAAAGCTCAGGGATGGTGGGGCCTGGGTAGACCCTCAGGGCATCTGGGCAGCGATGGGACTAGAACCCAGCACCCAGCGCTGCTGGCTTAGTGCTCCTTCCAGGGCTGCTTCATGGGCGCAGGAGACTTTAGAGCCAGGctacctgggctcaaatcccagctctcccactcactaactgtgtgacctggaAAAGCtattctgtgcctctgtttcatcatctgtaaaatgggctaataTAAATGGTACCTATcttacagggctgttgtgaggctcAAACATATGCCCTGCATGTGGTAAGTGCTAAGTGGTGACTATTACGATGATGACTTTTTGGTCCTTGCGTGTCAACTCCTTCATCTATTTCCCTATCACAGGGATTTCCTACATCAAGAGGTCTTTAGGGTGGAGCTGGGAGATAGGATTATCCCCACTGTGCTTCCTTAGGGCTGCTGTAGAACTGAGATCTCTAGAACCTCCACTGCCCTCCCCACACTCGACCTTTGGGCTCCCTGTGCCCTCTCACCAGCTTCtgtccctggggctcagctctccCTCGCCGGTCCACAAACATGGTGTCAATCTCATTGCCGTCGCAGGCCTGCAGCTTTGCCCGGCGCCCGTTACACTGAGTGGGGGAGATGCAATGGCCAAGTTGGAGGGGCAGGAGCCCACATTCCTGGGTGGGGGAAGAAGGGCTGTGGCGGGGGGGGTCACGGGCAAGGGAGCCTTACCTCTTCCACCAGCCGGGCCTGACCCTGCAGCAGCACAGGCATGAGGGCCTTCTGGAGCAGGTACACAGAGCCCGGATACAGCATCCGGCGCCCCAGGGTGTGTGCCACCAGATAGCTGTGGGGAACACGGGGTTAATGAACCTCCAACACAGTGGAGCCCAGGGACCATCCCAACCCAAGCACTCAGAGACTCTGGGGCCGGCTTCACCTTTGACCTTCACAGCTTTGTTTGCCtctttcaggacttaatgaaacaATATATGCACCaatttttcaaacttttgtttgtttgatttttggctgtgccacgtggcttgcgggatcttagttccccgaccagggattgaacccatgccctcggcagtgaaagtgtggagtcctaaccacgggaccgccagggaagtctctcccttttcaaactttttttactgcaaccttttttttttttttttttttggtgctgtacgcgggcctctcactgttgtggcctctcccgttgcggagcacaggctccggacacgcagactcagcggccatggctcacgggcccagctgctccgtggcatgtgggatcttcccggaccagggcacgaacccgtgtcccctgcattggcaggcggactctcaaccactgtgccaccagggaagccctactgcaacctttttaaaatactttatattgTGGCCTagtacacatatatgcacatattaaCATTGAAAGTTTTATGAGATAATACTTTCTGTATACTGATATAAGTAAAAGCAAACTAATTAACAATTATGAttctgttaatttatttatttaggtcccCAAATAAATAATACTGTTCATTGCGATATGCCCGGTATCTGCCATGTAGTAGGTGCCAAGAGCCTCGCAAAGAGTACTCCggggcttaataaatatttcttgcacaAATACACTAATCTAGACACAAAAGATgcagtagggggcttccctggtggcgcagtgctcaagaatccacctgccaatgcaggggacacgggttcgagccctggtctgggaagatcccacatgctgtggagcaactaagcccatgcgccataactactgagcctgcgctctagagcccgcgtgccacaactactgaagcccatgtgcctagagcccgtgctctgcaacaagagaagccaccgcaatgagcagcccgcgcaccacaacgaagagtagcccccgttctccgcaactagagaaagcccgcgcgcagcaacgaagacccaacacagccaaaaatcaataaataaatcgaAAAAAGAGATGTGATAGGTGCTGTTCCTGAAAAAGATGGTTAACCACTTCCAGTTAATCCCGAAGTAGGATTTGTCCCCAGAACAACATTGTACAACCCCGTCCAGCATCCCCCCTCAAAACCTCAAACTTGCCTCGCCCCTCTGATCAATCAGCACACAGTCAACAACTGACCACTAAGTCCATCCACTTCCTTGGTATCCTCCAACCTGCCTCCTAGCCCCCAGCAACAGAAAACTCCCACACTGGCCGTGCCGCTGTGGTCACTGTTGTCGTTTCAGACATCACCAGCACCCACAACCACGATTTCCTTAGGTTCCACCTCATGCTCTCAGGCACCCAGGCAAGGTGGAAGCCCTTCAGAATATGTTAAATCTCACCAACTCTATGAGGCAGGTTGTTCATGGACGCAGAAGTTGGAGCTGCCTCGAAGTGGAAAAACCAAGGAGCAGCGGGACCAGGATAGGGCCGCAGCTGCCATCAGACCGTGCTGCAGCTAAGGCTGTGTGTCCCCGCCCCACCCATAACCTCACCCTTCCCTCTCAGCCTCACTGAAAGAGCTGCTGTGTCAGACAGAACTGTGTTAATATCCCAGCTCTTCATGCACCACCTGTGAGACTATGGATCTCTCTGAACCTCTTTTTTTCACACACAGATGTGGATAAAAACTAAATACTTTGCTACAAATAATACAATGTACATGGCACTAAGCCCAATAAATGACAGTCAGCTAACAGCGGAGCGCCCTGTCCTGGGGCCTCTGCACCCTATGTTCCCTCCACCCCAGCTGGCCTCTCTTCCCTGATGCTTCGCACCTGGTGATCTGACAAGGCAGCTTCTTGACTCGGTTGAGGAAGGTGTCTGCAGTCCCCCGGTGCAGGGGCTCTGGGCGGAGCAGGGCCACACCCCAGCGGGAAGGCCCCCCCCGGGACTCCTTCCTGAGGAATGGAAAGATGCAGGGGAGGATGGGGTCAGGAGAGCAAGCTGCGCGTCTGAGGTCCGTAGGATGGTGGGTGCAGGAATGAGGAGATGGCGCTGGATGGCGGGCCCTAGACCCAagaaggggtggaggtgggggacagaGCAGGCATGGAGCGAAAGAGCCGGGGCCTCACCGGCTGCTGGGCTCTTCCCAGTGGAAGTCGACTGGCCAGCTCCCGAAGTCAAAGTTGTACCTGGCGAGCTGCCTCTGTGGTGGgcggagagagatgggggaggggatgaaAAGGGGAGTCGTGGGGATGCCCGCCTACCCACCCTCAACACTCCCACCATCCAGGGGACCGGCCCCCACCCATCATGGGGAGACAAGCAGAGGTCAACACCCTCCGGTCCGCAGATGGAAAGTTCTGTCGGGGCCAGAAAAGTCAGGCTAGAGAGGATGTCCTATCAGGTATCAACTCTGGCCTGTTTGCCCGCATCCAGAAGAGAAACCTAACACTCTTCGCTTTTCTAAAATCTAAGACTGACTCACCCCCAGGAGGGGGCGCTGGAGGTGCTGGAGCTtctgagggaggaggtggggagcctGTTGGCTGGTCACGCTCCCTTCCCCACCTAGGTTCTTTACACGATTCTATCTTGAAGGATCAAAATGTCtagtgagagggaaggagagaagtcaCACCCACGGTAGCCCCTTTGCACCTGGGCCACCACTTGAATCAAGGCCTCTCTGACTGTTCCATCCTCACGGGCACCTCCCTTCCCTCGACTCCCGCAGCCACGGGCTGCTGATGCCACCCAGACCATCTGTGCCTTCGGTTACCCCACTGAGTCAGTccacgtgctttttttttttttttgctgtacacgagcccctcactgttgtggcctctcccattgcggagcacaggctccggacgcacaggcccagcggccatggctcacgggcccagccgctccgcggcatgtgggatcttcccggaccggggcacgaacccgcatcccctgcatcggcaggcggacgctcaaccactgcgccaccacggaagcccagtCCACATGCTTTTTGAGGGCAGTGAGAGCTGTGTCTTCCACTCTGCTGTATTTCTTCCCCCGCCCCCAGAGCTCCCAGCACTTTGAGAATAGTTTATTTTCTGTCAcagacattttttttcacatttacaaaaataactgGACTAAGAAAGAGCAATAGAAAAATTCTACaaaaatgtaaatggaaaaacaaaacaaaatgaagagaagcAAATTTTAGGCAAGCTTTGTTCGGACCTGGACCCAAACACAGGCTTAGTCACTTCTTTGCTCTGTGACTCTGCTTGGGTCTTGTAACCTCtttttgcctctgtttcctcagacATAAAAATAAgggtaatagggcttccctggtggtgcagcggttgagagtccgcctgtcgatgcaggggacacgggttcaggccttggtccaggaagatcccacatgccgtggagtggctgggcccgtgagccatggctgctgagcctgtgctccacaacgggagaggcccatgtacgcaaaaaaaaaaaaataaataagggtaATAATGCCACCTCATGccattgctgtgaggattagaaaGGGTGTACGCAAAATGCGTCAGACAGCGGCATGGTGGAACATCTTTACACAGCTCCGTAAGTGGTGGTGTGGAGCAAACAGCAATACGATGATGGTGGTCAGAGCTGTTTGATCCCAGAAACCCCTGTGTAACAGGAGAGAGCTTTATAGGGCCCCAAAGCCCCTTCTCAAAGATAACCACACTCCAGCACTGGCTGGGCTGGCACAACTCCAAGGACACTCTGCCCTAGCTTTTCTCCCTCCTGGCACCACACTGTGCTCTTGGGCACAAGGGTGGACATACCTGCCTGTCTTGTCCCATCCCTGAACAAAACTAGCACAGTGTTCAATGCACacggcaaaaataaacaaacatttacagaatgaGCTGTTGTGATAGAGAGGAGACCTCCTTCTAAGAAACACTGTGAATGTTTCCACATCTAGGCAATTCTTGCAGATGGAGGGTGGAGGATTATTCTAGTGGGATATTCCACCAGAAGTGGTAGGGAGGAAAAATTCCTCAGGGGGACAGTTCCCTTGTGGAGGGGAGAAGGGATCCAGCCATGTGCAAGCAAACGCCCAGTGTGGCGGGTGGCAAAACACATCTCCCTGCTCAGGCAGAAGCTGGGCCGGTGCTCTGCGGAGGCAGTTGAGGGTCTCACCTTGTTTTCTGCAGACCGGTTCCTGTGTGTTGCCTCCAAGATGGTGATGAACTGCCGGTACTGGGGGTTGGTCCAGCGGCCGATGCCTGGTGGAGAGAGGATAGGAAACTGTGTTAGGAAAACTGGGAAGCAAGACGAGTAAGTTTCAGGAAGAGAATCCGAGATGGGCAAGAAGTGAGAGGAAAAGGAACAGAGGGCCCTGGATCTGGGGAAACAGGAGACCTGGGCCGACGCCCCTCCTCCATATCCAGTGGCCGGCAAGGGCATTCTTCCCCTCCCTAACTTCTCCAGTTTGTTTCTTCCTAGACTATAGACCTTCCACCCTCCAGAATGTTCATTCTTCCCAGTCTTAAAACACTGTCACATGCCCTCAGGCTTCACTCTTGCTAACACTGggtttctctccttctccctcctcccttctccaatGCTACCTTTCCAACTCTTTTCTGCATATTCTAACTCCCTGCATCTGGCTTCACAGCTCTTGCTCTTGCCCCATATTACTTCCTCACTCACTGCATCCGAGTCCCCTTCCTgtcctcattctttctctctctctctcttttttttttttagtaaatttatttgtttattttttgctgagttgggtcttccttgctgcgcgcaggctttctctagctgcggcgagcgggggctactctttgttgcggtgcgcgggcttctcattgtggcagcttctcttgctgcagagcacgggctctaggcgggcaggcttcagcagttgtggcacgtgggctcagtagctgtggcgcacaggcttagttgctctgcggcatgtgggatcttcccagaccagggctcaaacccgtgtcccctgccttggcaggcggattcttaatcactgcgccaccagggaagtccccccattcTCTTTTAACTGTGCCACTCAGCACTCTTCCCGTCCGTCAAGATTCCTTTCTCCTGTTTCCTGGGtccatctttgcctccttccAATTCCTGGGCtgctcctcccctgcctcccttctccttctctctctgaatCAAAAGTCATTCTCAACACTgagctcttttctctctttgcttGGCCCCTCAGCGATCGCATCTGCTCTCCCTTCACTGCTGAGGAATCTCAAGCCCTGACTTCTCTGCTCCCACTGACCCGACAGGTGTCATGCGCCGCCAGGCACTGTTCCGACATGGGAGTGACAGCAGGAAACGAGACACACAGGTCCCAGCCCTCAAAGAGCTGGCATTTTggttggggatggggtggggctggagaaagACAATAAATGAGTAAACAAGAAAATTTCAGAGGGATAAGggctataaagaaaataaaaccagaatgAACTAGAACGCTATGTATCATCAAGGGTAGAGCCCCCAAACAATACTGAGAATGAAACAAGCTGCACAGTGATTTGGATAGAGTGATGTCATTTGtgctaaaaatgtaaaatgcGTCCCCCAAAATGCTCTATTTTGTCTATACTTATCATATTGCACAGATTCTAaggttcatatttttttttcacatttgaaaaCTGAAATCGGTATGCATTTACAACTCATAGCAGCTTTGATGTGATGGAATGAGGTCTCTATtttgtaaaagtataaaaatatggactagggaaaaataaacacaccAGATGACAATGGTTATTTCTGGGGAAAGAGAAACACGGGGCTGAGGAAGATTCCAGTGGAAACGCCAACCCTGTAATGCTTTAGTATTTTATTGACAAAAGGTATTTGAAGCAGTAGCACAAAACATAAGCATTTTAATTCTTCCTGATATTTTGTTTTACGGACTTTTCTGTACTTAATTTctcccccaaattaaaaataaataaaatgtaaaattaagacAAAACTGAGGAGTGGGAGTGACTTTCagatagggtggtcagggagggcctctcGGAGCAGGGAGCCCAGCGCCATGGGCAGAAGGTCCTCACCCCGGACTGGACCCAACGGCAGCCGTCCAGCTCCTGACCCCACCACTCCCTTCTTAGGCATCCCCCTCACCTGGTTTTCATCAAGTACACCCACCAGAGGGCACTGATTTGGTTTGtctcttcagtttttaaattgtgAGATAATAACATATGTCCATAAAACATACATTCAGTTTAAAGAATACAAACATTCATGTGCCGATCACCCAGGTCAAGAAAGAGCACAAAGCCACCTCCCACCAGGAGTCCTCCCCAGCCTGTTCCCGCCCCCTCCCAGGTTATCACTCTCCTGACTTTCAAGATAACCAAGACTGTGTTTTTCTTTAGTGTTTTGCCACTTATATATGCACCCCTTTTGAACTTTATGTAGATGGAAACATACTGCATAAAT
This window contains:
- the ABHD16A gene encoding phosphatidylserine lipase ABHD16A isoform X1 encodes the protein MAKLLSCVLGPRLYKIYRERDSERAPSSVPGTPTSVTNPPSSSWDTYYQPRALEKHADSILALASVFWSISYYSSPFAFFYLYRKGYLSLSKVVPLSHYAGTLLLLLAGVACLRGIGRWTNPQYRQFITILEATHRNRSAENKRQLARYNFDFGSWPVDFHWEEPSSRKESRGGPSRWGVALLRPEPLHRGTADTFLNRVKKLPCQITSYLVAHTLGRRMLYPGSVYLLQKALMPVLLQGQARLVEECNGRRAKLQACDGNEIDTMFVDRRGRAEPQGQKLVICCEGNAGFYEVGCVSTPLEAGYSVLGWNHPGFAGSTGVPFPQNEANAMDVVVQFAIHRLGFQPQDIIIYAWSIGGFTATWAAMSYPDISAVILDASFDDLVPLALKVMPDSWRGLVTRTVRQHLNLNNAEQLCRYQGPVLLIRRTKDEIITTTVPEDIMSNRGNDLLLKLLQHRYPRVMAEEGLQAVRQWLEASSQLEEASIYSRWEVEEDWCLSVLQSYQAEHGPEFPWSVGEDMSPEGRRQLALFLAQKHLHNFEATHCTPLPAQNFQMPWHL
- the ABHD16A gene encoding phosphatidylserine lipase ABHD16A isoform X2, which codes for MAKLLSCVLGPRLYKIYRERDSERAPSSVPGTPTSVTNPPSSSWDTYYQPRALEKHADSILALASVFWSISYYSSPFAFFYLYRKGYLSLSKVVPLSHYAGTLLLLLAGVACLRGIGRWTNPQYRQFITILEATHRNRSAENKRQLARYNFDFGSWPVDFHWEEPSSRKESRGGPSRWGVALLRPEPLHRGTADTFLNRVKKLPCQITSYLVAHTLGRRMLYPGSVYLLQKALMPVLLQGQARLVEECNGRRAKLQACDGNEIDTMFVDRRGRAEPQGQKLVICCEGNAGFYEVGCVSTPLEAGYSVLGWNHPGFAGSTGVPFPQNEANAMDVVVQFAIHRLGFQPQDIIIYAWSIGGFTGGLVTRTVRQHLNLNNAEQLCRYQGPVLLIRRTKDEIITTTVPEDIMSNRGNDLLLKLLQHRYPRVMAEEGLQAVRQWLEASSQLEEASIYSRWEVEEDWCLSVLQSYQAEHGPEFPWSVGEDMSPEGRRQLALFLAQKHLHNFEATHCTPLPAQNFQMPWHL